One window of Candidatus Kaelpia aquatica genomic DNA carries:
- the uvrB gene encoding excinuclease ABC subunit UvrB, protein MSFELVSNYSPKGDQPEAIEALTKGFRSSSRQTLLGVTGSGKTFTAANLIKNIGLPTLVISHNKTLAAQLYREFKDFFPHNAVEYFVSYYDYYQPEAYIPVTDTYIEKDAAINDELDKLRLRSTSALMSRDDVIVVASVSCIYNLGSPREYRELLFALKKGETISRDDILRGLLDIQYERNDIELKRKFFRVKGELIDVFPAYAELPYRIQLCDDKVVKISEIDFITGDTVSELDKFLLYPAKHFVATEERINLAVLSIEDELEIRLGELKNEDKILEYQRLLSRTKYDIEMLKEVGYCHGIENYSRHLSGGLPGVRPWCLLDYFPKDFLLIIDESHVSIPQVRGMYNGDRTRKQTLVDHGFRLPSCLDNRPLKFDEFESLLSKVLYVSATPSKYEIEKSDRRVAEQVIRPTGLLDPEIEVKSTDSQIEDLIFQIKNRAKKNERSLITTLTKKMAEDLSSYLSELGIEVTYLHSEIDTIKRVEVLKDLRLKKIDVIVGVNLLREGLDLPEVSLVAILDADKEGFLRSGTSLIQVAGRAARNINGKVIMYADKITESMRFAISETERRRAIQLGYNRKYNIKPKTIKKAIADYLDFYNDSRQVVREAAGERGELELQFLIAELYNEMEEAARNLHFEKAVKIRDLISSLKDKNNISEDEILKILKDIAGKKNVKKIRSNRDKKKD, encoded by the coding sequence CAGCTCTATAGAGAGTTTAAAGATTTTTTCCCTCATAATGCTGTTGAGTATTTTGTAAGCTATTATGATTACTATCAGCCTGAAGCATATATCCCTGTTACGGATACCTATATAGAGAAGGATGCAGCTATCAATGATGAGTTAGATAAATTGAGACTGAGGTCTACTTCAGCTCTCATGAGCAGAGATGATGTAATAGTAGTTGCATCTGTATCTTGCATCTATAATCTAGGTTCTCCGCGGGAGTATAGAGAGCTTCTGTTTGCGCTTAAGAAGGGAGAGACTATATCTAGAGATGATATTCTTAGAGGGCTCCTTGATATTCAATATGAAAGAAATGATATTGAACTAAAGAGAAAGTTTTTTAGGGTTAAAGGTGAACTCATAGATGTCTTTCCTGCATATGCTGAGCTCCCATACCGTATTCAGCTTTGCGACGATAAGGTGGTCAAGATTTCAGAGATTGACTTTATAACAGGTGATACTGTATCTGAGTTAGATAAATTTCTGCTTTATCCGGCAAAACATTTTGTTGCAACTGAAGAGAGGATTAATCTAGCTGTCTTATCTATAGAGGATGAGTTAGAAATAAGGCTAGGTGAACTTAAGAATGAGGATAAAATTCTTGAATATCAACGGCTTCTTTCAAGAACCAAATATGATATCGAGATGTTAAAAGAGGTTGGCTATTGTCATGGGATTGAGAATTATTCCAGACATCTGTCCGGTGGTCTTCCTGGGGTCCGCCCCTGGTGCCTGCTCGATTATTTTCCCAAGGATTTTCTTTTAATCATAGACGAGTCTCATGTTAGCATTCCTCAGGTAAGAGGGATGTATAATGGAGATAGAACTAGAAAGCAGACTTTGGTTGATCATGGTTTTCGCCTTCCGTCTTGTTTGGACAACAGGCCTTTGAAATTTGATGAGTTTGAATCTTTGTTAAGCAAGGTTCTCTATGTTTCAGCTACGCCATCAAAATATGAAATAGAGAAGAGTGATCGCCGGGTCGCAGAGCAGGTCATAAGACCTACAGGGCTCTTGGATCCCGAGATAGAGGTTAAGTCTACTGATTCCCAGATTGAAGATTTAATATTTCAGATAAAAAATAGAGCAAAAAAGAATGAACGGTCTCTGATAACTACTCTCACAAAGAAGATGGCAGAGGACCTATCTTCTTATCTTTCTGAGCTAGGTATAGAGGTTACATATCTCCACTCCGAGATAGATACGATTAAGAGGGTCGAGGTCTTAAAAGACCTGCGTCTAAAAAAGATTGATGTTATAGTAGGAGTTAATCTGCTTCGAGAAGGTCTTGACCTCCCAGAGGTATCTTTGGTTGCCATTCTTGATGCCGATAAAGAAGGTTTTTTGCGTTCTGGAACGTCTCTGATTCAGGTTGCAGGCAGAGCTGCCAGAAATATTAATGGTAAAGTTATTATGTATGCCGATAAGATAACAGAGTCGATGCGATTTGCGATATCAGAGACAGAGAGAAGGAGGGCTATACAGCTTGGATATAATAGGAAGTATAATATAAAGCCCAAGACTATCAAGAAAGCCATAGCTGATTATTTGGATTTCTATAATGATTCTAGGCAGGTTGTCAGAGAGGCTGCGGGGGAGAGAGGCGAGTTGGAGCTACAGTTTTTAATAGCCGAGCTTTACAATGAGATGGAGGAGGCGGCGAGAAATCTTCATTTCGAAAAAGCAGTTAAAATAAGGGATTTAATATCGAGCTTAAAAGATAAGAATAATATATCTGAGGATGAAATTTTGAAAATATTAAAAGATATTGCGGGTAAAAAAAATGTCAAAAAAATTAGATCGAATAGAGATAAAAAAAAGGATTAA
- the groES gene encoding co-chaperone GroES, with amino-acid sequence MSVKPLGDRILIKPMQAEEKTKGGILIPDTAKEKPQQGEVIAVGQGKTLETGEVKVLEVKVKDKVLYGKYSGTEVTVEGEEYLIIREDDILAIVA; translated from the coding sequence ATGAGCGTAAAGCCGTTAGGGGACAGAATTTTGATAAAACCTATGCAGGCAGAAGAGAAGACCAAGGGTGGTATTCTGATTCCAGATACAGCAAAAGAGAAGCCTCAGCAGGGTGAGGTTATTGCTGTAGGTCAAGGAAAGACTCTGGAGACAGGAGAAGTAAAGGTACTCGAAGTAAAAGTTAAGGACAAGGTTTTGTACGGTAAGTATTCCGGGACTGAAGTAACAGTTGAAGGAGAAGAATACCTTATCATAAGAGAAGACGATATACTTGCAATAGTAGCATAA
- a CDS encoding type III pantothenate kinase: MKSTLLIDLGNTNIGVAVKSEGSLGKPERFSFEDLGSFRSYLMDKDFKRVVMVSVTPEKERVVEILLKGICAQVEIDKVGGSVGIPIVSNYDKGSKLGQDRLLNAYFVKEKVGYPAISVDVGSAITVDLISAKGEFHGGIIFPGFKAIARTLEDKTEMLPEVNFDSIPQSYYGRNTEDCIKIGVLTAISSLVHRVIENYKEIEGNNSLVVITGGDAQLILDNSKVDFIYLPELTINALSLISSF, translated from the coding sequence ATGAAAAGCACTCTGTTGATAGATTTAGGTAATACTAATATCGGTGTAGCCGTTAAATCTGAGGGCAGCCTAGGTAAGCCAGAAAGATTTAGCTTTGAGGACTTAGGCTCCTTCAGGTCTTACTTGATGGACAAGGATTTTAAAAGAGTAGTCATGGTATCTGTTACCCCAGAAAAAGAGAGAGTTGTTGAGATTCTTTTAAAAGGGATTTGTGCTCAAGTAGAGATAGATAAAGTGGGTGGGAGTGTAGGTATCCCTATTGTAAGTAATTATGACAAGGGTTCTAAGTTGGGCCAAGATAGATTGCTTAATGCTTACTTTGTCAAAGAGAAGGTTGGTTATCCTGCTATCTCTGTGGATGTTGGCAGCGCTATTACAGTAGATCTTATCTCGGCTAAAGGAGAATTTCATGGCGGTATTATTTTCCCGGGTTTTAAGGCTATAGCCAGAACTCTTGAAGATAAAACCGAGATGCTTCCGGAAGTAAATTTCGATTCTATTCCCCAGAGCTATTATGGCAGGAATACAGAAGATTGTATTAAGATTGGAGTTCTCACTGCTATTAGCAGTCTCGTGCATAGAGTGATAGAAAATTACAAAGAAATAGAGGGAAACAATAGCTTGGTAGTTATAACCGGCGGAGATGCTCAACTGATACTTGATAACTCAAAGGTAGATTTTATCTATCTTCCAGAGCTAACAATAAACGCCTTAAGTCTTATATCTTCTTTTTAG
- a CDS encoding biotin--[acetyl-CoA-carboxylase] ligase, giving the protein MSKKLDRIEIKKRIKAGPLASELVVLDSIGSTQDYIFENSDSLKDGAVIVAESQSNGYGRMGRVWNSSYGKGLYMSVLFKGGLAPSRYSGLTMLGSLSLCRYLSLEYGFDFKMRWPNDVMFEGNKLAGVLANMRDGIIGLGFGVNINQDLSELPDMATSIFLLSGEEVDRNIFIPNFLNSFQKDLGDWEEESFRHLRKLWLDFALLKGKEITASTSSGIIKGTVEDITEDCGLIIRGDMGYKVVLSVAELIKIR; this is encoded by the coding sequence ATGTCAAAAAAATTAGATCGAATAGAGATAAAAAAAAGGATTAAAGCGGGTCCCCTTGCTTCTGAGCTAGTTGTTCTAGATAGCATTGGTTCCACTCAGGATTATATCTTTGAGAATTCAGATAGCCTCAAAGATGGTGCCGTGATAGTTGCAGAGAGCCAATCAAATGGATATGGCCGAATGGGCAGGGTTTGGAATTCGTCTTACGGGAAAGGCCTTTATATGAGCGTATTGTTTAAAGGGGGGCTTGCTCCTTCAAGATATTCTGGTCTTACTATGCTAGGCTCACTCTCTCTCTGCCGTTATCTAAGCCTGGAGTATGGTTTTGATTTTAAAATGAGATGGCCAAACGATGTTATGTTTGAGGGCAATAAGCTGGCAGGTGTTCTGGCAAATATGAGAGATGGTATTATTGGTCTGGGTTTCGGGGTTAATATCAATCAGGATCTAAGCGAGCTCCCTGATATGGCGACTTCTATCTTCTTGCTTAGTGGAGAAGAAGTTGATAGGAATATTTTTATTCCTAATTTTCTTAATAGTTTCCAAAAAGATTTAGGAGATTGGGAGGAGGAATCTTTTAGGCATTTAAGAAAACTCTGGCTTGATTTTGCTTTACTCAAAGGAAAAGAGATTACTGCCTCAACAAGCAGTGGTATAATCAAGGGGACTGTTGAGGATATAACAGAGGATTGTGGGTTAATAATAAGAGGGGATATGGGTTATAAGGTTGTGCTCTCTGTTGCAGAGCTGATAAAGATAAGATGA